The following coding sequences are from one Fibrobacter sp. UWT2 window:
- a CDS encoding FISUMP domain-containing protein, producing the protein MKCVKCLGFLWVAVLAAFFALSACDDSSSASSDETGTSCSSVESSSSSVTLSGASAESNGSSDENMEKDKSSSSVKGSEPVEVSSSSAKETKNSSDSKSSSSVKSGESSSSSKDKSSSSENSSSSEKQSSSSSEKQSSSSSVLPKSSSSVFEVDSSRLCTPGYDYCYRPLGADSLQAGAYKKFKDTRNGREYFYLTINGKDTSGKKASVTVFAENLNIGEMVDGSENQSDNDKIERYCYNNDTTNCVEYGGLYQWAEMMNLPFECNSKSCADSIKPNHQGICPKDWHLMTYNDFYIVVHADGNDAGVKGVRSMGFGGLNYTGYSLIAAGYNWAYEFSDLNDYTYWFYPEESKNYAQEGAVAGSQGKSSTGNSRSDQYKTYGFSVRCAKNK; encoded by the coding sequence ATGAAGTGTGTCAAGTGTCTTGGTTTCTTGTGGGTGGCGGTGCTCGCGGCATTCTTCGCCCTTTCCGCCTGCGATGACTCTTCGTCGGCTAGTTCCGACGAAACCGGTACTTCCTGTTCATCGGTAGAGTCGTCTTCTTCGAGTGTCACCCTGAGCGGAGCGTCAGCGGAGTCGAATGGGTCTAGTGACGAAAATATGGAAAAAGACAAGTCTTCCAGTAGTGTCAAGGGATCTGAGCCTGTCGAAGTATCTAGCAGTTCCGCGAAAGAAACAAAGAATTCGTCCGACTCCAAGAGTTCAAGTTCCGTGAAGTCGGGTGAATCTTCTAGCAGTAGTAAGGATAAGTCCAGTTCGTCGGAGAACTCGTCATCAAGCGAAAAGCAAAGCAGTAGTTCCTCCGAGAAACAGTCTAGTTCAAGTTCTGTCTTGCCTAAATCCAGTAGTTCCGTTTTTGAAGTTGACTCTTCCAGATTATGCACGCCTGGGTATGATTATTGTTATCGTCCTTTGGGAGCAGATAGTTTACAGGCGGGAGCGTATAAAAAATTTAAGGATACTCGCAATGGACGAGAGTATTTCTATTTGACAATAAATGGTAAAGATACAAGTGGAAAAAAGGCTTCTGTAACGGTATTTGCGGAAAATCTGAATATAGGTGAAATGGTTGACGGTTCAGAAAACCAATCGGATAACGATAAAATAGAACGTTACTGTTATAACAATGATACGACGAACTGTGTGGAGTATGGTGGGCTTTACCAGTGGGCGGAGATGATGAACCTTCCGTTCGAATGCAATAGTAAGAGCTGTGCCGACTCCATTAAGCCGAATCATCAGGGAATTTGCCCAAAGGACTGGCATCTTATGACATATAATGACTTTTATATTGTAGTTCACGCAGATGGAAATGATGCGGGTGTGAAAGGTGTTAGATCAATGGGTTTTGGCGGCCTTAACTATACAGGGTATAGTTTAATTGCCGCTGGATATAATTGGGCATATGAGTTTTCGGATCTTAATGATTACACATATTGGTTTTATCCTGAAGAATCAAAGAATTATGCACAAGAGGGGGCTGTTGCCGGGTCACAGGGAAAATCGTCTACGGGCAATTCTCGTTCCGATCAATATAAGACATATGGCTTTTCCGTTCGTTGCGCAAAAAACAAATGA
- a CDS encoding fibrobacter succinogenes major paralogous domain-containing protein, with amino-acid sequence MKCVKGLGFLWVAVLAAFFALSACDDSSSASSDETGTSSSSVESSDSSVTLSGASAESNGSSDSKNADKDKVNCSALLEETGWSWDVPKECRFNPNIDYGFLSDSRDGQVYRTVKIGDQVWMAENLNFDPGQGGSDENKYDWSWCYNNEPKNCDVAGRLYTWAAAIDSVKLANDIEKPCVCGFYKECTNIEPIQGICPKGWHLPSRSEWDTLFTTVHGWSTAAAKLKAQSGWNGNGNGDDSFGFTAIPSGIRTFSQRFDQVGHYAYFWSSTDAGGAYYGNSAFGIYLIDYDRSRYEKRFGKDGGYSIRCVKDSD; translated from the coding sequence ATGAAGTGTGTCAAGGGTCTTGGTTTCTTGTGGGTGGCGGTGCTCGCGGCATTCTTTGCCCTTTCCGCCTGTGACGATTCTTCGTCGGCTAGTTCCGACGAAACCGGTACTTCCAGTTCATCGGTAGAGTCTTCTGATTCGAGTGTCACCCTGAGCGGAGCGTCAGCGGAGTCGAATGGGTCCAGTGACTCCAAGAACGCCGACAAGGACAAGGTAAATTGTTCAGCTCTTTTGGAAGAAACTGGTTGGAGTTGGGATGTGCCGAAAGAATGCCGCTTCAATCCCAATATTGACTATGGTTTCTTGAGCGACAGTCGCGATGGTCAAGTCTATAGGACGGTGAAAATTGGTGACCAAGTATGGATGGCGGAAAACTTGAACTTTGACCCTGGTCAGGGTGGTTCGGATGAAAATAAATATGATTGGTCTTGGTGCTACAACAATGAGCCGAAAAATTGCGATGTGGCTGGTCGTCTTTACACCTGGGCTGCGGCTATTGATTCGGTGAAACTCGCTAATGATATAGAAAAACCATGTGTTTGTGGTTTTTACAAAGAGTGCACTAACATTGAACCTATCCAAGGTATTTGTCCTAAAGGTTGGCATTTGCCAAGCAGGAGCGAGTGGGACACTTTGTTTACGACTGTTCACGGTTGGTCCACTGCTGCCGCCAAACTCAAGGCCCAGAGTGGTTGGAATGGTAATGGAAACGGCGATGACTCATTCGGATTTACCGCTATTCCTTCTGGCATCCGTACATTCTCTCAGAGATTTGACCAGGTTGGTCACTATGCATATTTTTGGAGTTCTACTGATGCCGGCGGCGCTTACTACGGTAACAGTGCATTTGGTATATACCTGATCGATTATGACAGATCAAGGTACGAAAAGCGATTCGGCAAGGATGGCGGGTACTCCATCCGTTGCGTTAAGGACTCTGACTAA
- the nifJ gene encoding pyruvate:ferredoxin (flavodoxin) oxidoreductase yields the protein MAKKMIACDGNEATASVAFAVSEVAAIYPITPSSPMAEHADNWSAAGKKNIWGQVPRVFEMQSEGGAAGTVHGALQAGALTTTFTASQGLLLMIPNMYKIAGELTPTVFHVTARALAMQGLSIFGDHSDVMACRQTGFAMLASSCVQECQDLALVAHASTLESRVPFMHFFDGFRTSHEVMKIEALEDGVIRNVIDEKYVKACRERCLTPDRPTMRGTAQNPDVYFQGRETVNPFYAKVPEIVQKYMDKVASYTGRQYHIVDYVGAPDADRVIISMGSSTCTIGDTVKYLNSKGEKVGLVNIRLYRPFPMEAVVAALPKTVKKIAVLDRCKEPGSAGEPLFQDALTAISEAVMAGKMAMPKMIGGRYGLSSKEFTPAMVKAIYDELAKADPKARFTVGINDDVCHTSLTIDPNFKLESDFFQAMFFGLGSDGTVGANKNSIKIIGNETDNYAQGYFVYDSKKSGSMTTSHLRFGKSIIDAPYLIGENEADFVACHHTPHLESVNMLKYAKDGATFLVNTPHSADTVWDTFPRPVQEEIIKKHLKVYVIDAYAVAAKTGMGRRINTVMQTCFFSKLGNVLDAETAIKYIKKYAEKTYAKKGMEVVQKNWDAIDASLANLFEVKVPATVTSTKEFRAPIHGNAPKFVNEVTAEIIKGNGELLPVSKMPCDGVFPTATTKYEKRDLALNIPSWNPDACVQCGKCAMVCPHAAIRVKVVDEAAVKNAPEGFKYTPAKGFKLEGSEKPVFAISVSSYDCTGCGVCTQACIGKDKADETKKAINMVPQEPIKVQEGKCWDFFVDLPEFDRTKVNKNLVKQAMLLEPLFEFSGSCAGCGETAYVRLVSQLFGDRMVVANATGCSSIYGGNLPTTPWAKNKEGRGPAWANSLFEDNAEFGLGMRLAITKHAKQALSLLEAVNVPAELKEKLTTQDQSDEAGIKAQRENVAALKAALAGATDEASVSLRDEFADYLVKKSVWIFGGDGWAYDIGYGGLDHVMATGENVNICVLDTEVYSNTGGQASKATNRGAVALFAAAGKRAGKKDLGLIAMSYKNVYVGRIALGANDAQALKVLQEAEAHNGPSLIICYCPCINHGFDLNSQLQHQKMAVDSGYWTLLRYNPALAAEGKAPLILDSKKPTIPVAEYIYTENRYKQLTRNNPEVAKKLADDLQKEVDARYAFYDAMSKDTEGLISL from the coding sequence ATGGCAAAAAAGATGATTGCGTGTGATGGTAACGAAGCCACCGCTAGCGTAGCGTTTGCTGTTAGCGAAGTTGCGGCTATCTACCCGATTACACCGTCTAGTCCTATGGCTGAGCACGCCGACAACTGGAGTGCTGCAGGCAAGAAGAATATTTGGGGACAGGTTCCCCGCGTGTTTGAAATGCAGTCCGAAGGTGGCGCTGCCGGTACCGTTCACGGTGCTTTGCAGGCCGGTGCTTTGACCACGACCTTCACCGCATCCCAGGGTCTTCTCTTGATGATCCCGAACATGTACAAGATTGCGGGCGAACTGACCCCCACGGTCTTCCATGTGACTGCCCGTGCCCTTGCCATGCAGGGCCTTTCTATTTTCGGTGACCACTCCGACGTGATGGCTTGCCGCCAGACCGGCTTTGCCATGCTCGCCTCCTCTTGCGTGCAGGAATGCCAGGACCTCGCTCTCGTGGCCCACGCTTCCACTCTCGAAAGCCGCGTTCCGTTTATGCACTTCTTCGACGGTTTCCGTACCTCTCACGAAGTGATGAAGATCGAAGCTCTCGAAGACGGCGTTATCCGTAACGTCATCGACGAAAAGTACGTGAAGGCTTGCCGTGAACGCTGCCTCACTCCGGACCGCCCGACCATGCGCGGTACCGCCCAGAACCCGGACGTCTACTTCCAGGGCCGCGAAACGGTGAACCCGTTCTACGCCAAGGTTCCAGAAATTGTCCAGAAGTACATGGACAAGGTCGCAAGCTACACTGGCCGCCAGTACCACATCGTGGACTACGTCGGTGCACCCGACGCCGACCGCGTGATCATTTCCATGGGTTCTTCGACTTGCACCATCGGTGACACCGTCAAGTACCTCAATTCCAAGGGCGAAAAGGTCGGTCTCGTGAACATCCGCCTGTACCGTCCGTTCCCGATGGAAGCCGTGGTTGCAGCCCTCCCGAAGACCGTCAAGAAGATTGCCGTCCTCGACCGCTGCAAGGAACCGGGTTCCGCTGGCGAACCGCTCTTCCAGGACGCCCTGACCGCAATCAGCGAAGCCGTGATGGCTGGCAAGATGGCAATGCCGAAGATGATCGGCGGCCGCTACGGTCTCTCTTCCAAGGAATTCACCCCGGCCATGGTCAAGGCCATTTACGACGAGCTCGCCAAGGCCGACCCGAAGGCACGTTTCACCGTCGGTATCAACGACGACGTGTGCCACACGAGCCTCACCATCGACCCGAACTTCAAGCTGGAAAGCGACTTCTTCCAGGCCATGTTCTTCGGTCTGGGTTCCGACGGTACCGTGGGTGCCAACAAGAACTCCATCAAGATTATCGGTAACGAAACCGACAACTACGCACAGGGCTACTTCGTTTACGACTCCAAGAAGTCCGGCTCCATGACCACCTCTCACCTCCGCTTCGGTAAGAGCATCATCGACGCCCCGTACCTGATTGGCGAAAACGAAGCCGACTTCGTGGCATGCCACCACACTCCGCACCTGGAATCCGTGAACATGCTGAAGTACGCGAAGGATGGCGCAACCTTCCTCGTGAATACTCCGCACTCCGCCGACACCGTGTGGGATACCTTCCCGCGTCCGGTGCAGGAAGAAATCATCAAGAAGCACCTCAAGGTGTATGTAATCGACGCCTACGCCGTTGCCGCAAAGACCGGCATGGGCCGCCGCATCAACACCGTGATGCAGACCTGCTTCTTCTCTAAGCTCGGTAACGTGCTCGATGCCGAAACCGCCATCAAGTACATCAAGAAGTACGCCGAAAAGACCTACGCCAAGAAGGGTATGGAAGTGGTCCAGAAGAACTGGGACGCTATCGACGCCTCTCTTGCTAACCTGTTCGAAGTCAAGGTTCCTGCTACTGTCACCAGCACCAAGGAATTCCGCGCTCCGATCCACGGCAACGCTCCGAAGTTCGTGAACGAAGTCACCGCAGAAATCATCAAGGGCAACGGCGAACTCCTCCCCGTCTCCAAGATGCCTTGCGACGGCGTGTTCCCGACCGCTACCACCAAGTACGAAAAGCGCGACCTCGCCCTCAACATCCCGTCCTGGAATCCGGACGCTTGCGTGCAGTGCGGCAAGTGCGCCATGGTCTGCCCGCATGCAGCCATCCGCGTGAAGGTTGTGGACGAAGCTGCCGTGAAGAACGCTCCGGAAGGCTTCAAGTACACCCCGGCCAAGGGCTTCAAGCTCGAAGGTTCCGAAAAGCCGGTGTTCGCCATTTCCGTGTCCAGCTACGACTGTACGGGTTGCGGCGTTTGTACGCAGGCCTGTATCGGTAAGGACAAGGCCGACGAAACCAAGAAGGCCATCAACATGGTGCCGCAGGAACCCATCAAGGTCCAGGAAGGCAAGTGCTGGGACTTCTTCGTCGATCTCCCGGAATTCGACCGCACCAAGGTCAACAAGAACCTCGTCAAGCAGGCCATGCTCCTCGAACCGCTGTTCGAATTCTCCGGCTCCTGCGCAGGCTGCGGCGAAACCGCTTACGTGCGTCTCGTCAGCCAGCTGTTCGGTGACCGCATGGTTGTCGCCAACGCTACGGGTTGCTCCTCCATTTACGGCGGTAACCTGCCGACCACTCCGTGGGCAAAGAACAAGGAAGGCCGCGGTCCGGCATGGGCCAACAGCCTCTTCGAAGACAACGCCGAATTCGGTCTCGGTATGCGCCTCGCTATCACGAAGCATGCCAAGCAGGCTCTCAGCCTTCTCGAAGCCGTGAACGTTCCTGCCGAACTCAAGGAAAAGCTCACGACCCAGGATCAGTCCGACGAAGCCGGCATCAAGGCCCAGCGTGAAAACGTCGCCGCCCTTAAGGCTGCTCTCGCCGGTGCAACCGACGAAGCTTCTGTAAGCCTCCGCGACGAATTCGCCGACTACCTCGTGAAGAAGTCCGTGTGGATCTTCGGTGGTGACGGTTGGGCATACGACATCGGTTACGGTGGTCTCGACCACGTGATGGCAACTGGTGAAAACGTGAACATCTGCGTCCTCGATACCGAAGTGTACTCCAACACCGGTGGACAGGCTTCCAAGGCCACGAACCGTGGCGCCGTCGCCCTCTTCGCTGCCGCCGGTAAGCGCGCCGGCAAGAAGGACCTCGGCCTTATCGCCATGAGCTACAAGAACGTTTACGTGGGCCGTATCGCCCTCGGTGCAAACGACGCTCAGGCCCTGAAGGTTCTCCAGGAAGCAGAAGCACACAATGGTCCGTCCCTAATCATCTGCTACTGCCCCTGCATCAACCATGGTTTCGATCTCAACAGCCAGCTTCAGCACCAGAAGATGGCCGTGGATTCCGGTTACTGGACTCTGCTCCGCTACAACCCGGCTCTCGCCGCCGAAGGAAAGGCCCCGCTTATCCTCGACTCCAAGAAGCCGACGATCCCGGTTGCAGAATACATCTACACCGAAAACCGCTACAAGCAGCTCACCCGTAACAATCCGGAAGTGGCCAAGAAGCTCGCCGACGACCTCCAGAAGGAAGTGGACGCCCGCTACGCATTCTATGATGCCATGTCTAAGGATACCGAAGGGTTGATCAGCCTGTAA